Part of the Zea mays cultivar B73 chromosome 4, Zm-B73-REFERENCE-NAM-5.0, whole genome shotgun sequence genome is shown below.
CGCTGACCCCGGGGGATTGCGCGAGGCCCCAGTCCACCGCCTCTGTCCGGAGCTGGGCGGCAGCGGCCCAGTCCTTGGCCCTGGCGTGCATGTCCGCGACGATGACGTAGTCGCCGGCGTTCGCGGCGCCGAGGCGCCTCAGCTCCTGGAGGGCGCGCTCGGCGAGATCCAGATCGCCGTGGATCCGGCAGGCGTTCAGCAGGCTTCGCCAGGCCGTGTCCGTCGGCCCCGTGGACATGCTCCCGATGAGCGCGCGCGCGTCGTCCAGCCTTCCGGCGCGCGCCATCAGGTCCACCATGCAGCCGTAGTACTGCGCGTTGGGCGCGACGTTGTGCTCCAGCCGCATGCGGTCGAAGCACCGCAGCCCGTCCTCGAGCAGCCCGGCGCGGCTGCAGGCGTTCAGCACGCCGACGTACGTGGCTGCGTCGGGCGCGTGGCGCTCCCGGACCATCGCGTCGAACACCTGCAGGGCCTTCCGCCCGTCCCCGTGCAGCGCCAAGCCGGACAGCATGGCGCTGTACGTCCACGCGTTCTTGTCGTCCATCGCGTCGAACACCGCCGCGGCCTTCTCGATGCTGCCGCACTTGGCGTACATGTCCACCAGGGACGTCTGCATGATGGTGTTCAGCCTCGCGGTGTTCCTCAGCAACGCGCAGTGGAGACTCCGCCCGACGTCGAAGGCACCCAGGTGCGCGCACGCCGAGAGCGCGCTGaccgtggagctctcgtcgggacGCCACCCATCGAGCACCATCGCGCCGAACGACTCGAGGCATTCGCCCCACAGCCCGGCTTTCGTGTACGCCGCGAGGAGTGCGCTCCAGGAAGCCGCCGTTCGCTCCTCCGCCTCCACCCGGTCAAACGCCAGACGAGCCATCGCCGGCTCGACGCACTTGCCGTAGAAGCTGATCAGGCTGTTCTGCACGTGTTCGTCGTGCTGGAACCCGAGCTTCACGATGTGCGCCTGCAACTGCTAATGGAAACAAACACATCTCACATCCGATCCCAGCGCGTCgacgactgcagaagaacacactGCTTGGTTGAGTGCGAGCTGAAGCTGTCACCTGTCTCCCTTCTTGCAAGGCCGCGAGCTGCGCGCACGCCTTGAGTGCGAACGGGAACGTGTAGCTGTCAGGCCGGACGCCCGCCTCCAGCATGTCAACGTACATGCGCAGCGCGGCCGCCGGTTCACGGCCGCCACCGACGTGGCCGCGCATCAGGGTGTTGTAATCGAAGGCCTCCGGCTCGACGAGCGACTCGAAGATGGACGCCGCGAGCTCCATGCCGCCCGGCCAGCCCGAGAGCGCACACGCCGCGAGCAGCGGCCGCGCGTGCCGTGGGGAGCGGTCGAGGCCCAGCTTGATGTGCCGCGCGTGCGCCTTCCTGACCTCGTCCAAGCTCCGCACCGAGACGGCCGCCGCCGCTGTGCCACATGGCTGGGCCTGGTCCCTCGGCCGCTTCTCCAACGCCTGTGCCGGCGCCGGTGCGGCGGTTCTTGGCGCGGCGGTATGGTGCGTCTGCGCCTGGGACAGAACTAGACCTCCCACCATGCTAGTACCATCGGCGAGCGGTGGAGCAGAGTCAGTGTGACGAAACTACCATTGCCACACCGTGGCCGGTGGCCACATGGAGCTCTTGTGTTCACAAGATTCGATTACTGCGACGAGTAAAAGCCGCGCGTCTCTCTCGCCAGTCGCCACCGTGGTCACCTTGCTCGAGTTAGCAGTTGCAGATATGGACACCGTGCTATTGGGCCCCACGTGCAAGCGATTTGTGGCTGGGGAGCAGCGCTGGGATTTTCTTGAGCTGTTGAATGTCATCCAGGAGTTGGCCCGGGCAAATAGCAGCCGGGCGGAGACGATGCCATGACAAAACAATTAGGCTTAGGATAAGGTCCAAACCAACGGGGCAGCTACCAAACAGTTCAATTCCCAGCTGGATACCTATGTATAAAAAGTAGGAACCCTGTATCCAAAACAAGGATGCCAACCGGGAATTTCTCATCGGGCAATAATTCCTCGTCCCCATGACGATTTTTTTCCTCACGGGACCCTACGAATGTTTGGGAGACATTTTTTTCGTCCTCGTTTCCCGCGAGAATAAATTCCCGATAGGATCTTCGTCCTTAATTATAAATTaggacatatttaatacaaaaacatGGCTACTTATACATACTAGTAAGGTGCTCATGCTAATGATATGACAAATCTAAAATATAATGAAGTGAATACACGTTAAGAATCGTGACGAAAGTGACCGGGATAACGAGGGAGAGCAAAATAGAATCATTTTCCATTCTATAACTTCTAAAGCACCTCAAGAGGAGCAAATAAAGATCGAATTGGTTCTGAAAAGTGAAAAGAAAACTCGTTTTAATATGTTAACAAGGTTGAACATAGAAAACATGTTGATAAGTACATAAGCTTGATATGGATTGTGAACAGTATCATATAGTTCATTTTCAAGAAAGAAAAAAATATACATGAAGTATCATATTATTTCCTGTTTGTGGCATTAGCACTCCACAGACTCAGCTATATCATATCGGCTGGTTTACGACGGGTCATGAATAGCCCTTGCAGTATTCACTGGATACTAGGTAAATGActctgcgttgcaacgggaacatataatacacgATAACCtatgtacaaatgtgtgttatattatCATGTGCAAAGGTTTcgtaatcaatttgtgatccaagccatacataaattttgttattttaatttagctatttcaccattacattgcaaccatcaataCTATGCAGACTTCTATATATGATAGTAGGGTGTCCGTGCATTGCGACGGTCGACGGAACACAAATTATTCAATAAAACATTAGTGCACAACGATTACAGTTTGCCTTCTGAATATCACAACATTTATAAGGTCAAATTAAGTTATGCTCTTTTGTACTTTGTTAAAAATCAAGACCAATTACAAACCAAATTTTACGCACACCATCTGATCATGAAGTTGAACAGAATTAATCAATCTTGAACCTGGATCAAGCAATCTCCACATTTCTAAAGGATGGTCTCTTTCAGCTATTGTACATGTAGACTTCAAAACGTTTGCGGCCTCTGGCAATTAAGTAGCTGCGAAGATCCTCTCATGTTGGCCTTAAACGTACAAGCGCACTGGTATCCCTAATCTGTAGAAAGCAAAACAAAATCAGACAACTAATTGACAAGTTTTGTGCAACCAAATTAGAAAGTCCGAACAAGGTTGAAAAACGCATGCGACAAGAGGCATAATAGCTTATGACACCATGTGTTGAGGGGTCTATTGTTTCAGCTCGGCTATACAAGGAGAGATCAATCCGGAGGACTCTAAATTCTCAAAACTTCTAGGATCTATCTCCAGTGATGTAGCTACAACATCCACTGCAGGGAAAGAAGTATGTGGCTCTAGGGGTGGTGATTGGTCCTCACAACCATATTTCCATTATTGGTGGAAGAACAAATCCATTGGTCTCTTCTGCCACTCCTGTTATAGGCAGCAGATGACACTTCTTCCATTGTGACTGTCCTTGGTCCCTGCATCAGTCCAGATGTCTGGAGTTTGATCAAGATTAAGAACTAGAACTGGTGGCAGCAGTTGTGTCTCAATATTATGAGACACCATCCCTAGTGAATAGGTTGTATTCTGTACTACACAAGATAGCAAAAGGGGAGGTTCTGGTGGCTATTACTACCTTGGTTTACTCTCCAATGGTTGTGCCAGGTCAAGTGTGGCAGCCATGTCTAAATTCGTTGCATCTAACGCAAGCGATGGATGAGGAGCTTCATCTAATGTCACATATATGGCTTCATTATCGGCTGAGTTTTGCAATACATGTGGGTTTGCAGTCTGCACCAGAGGTAGAGAGGGATGTTGTAGTTGTGTTAACTTTAAATTTTCAAACCCCGAAAGTTAGGTACAAACAATAAAAAAGCAAATTTCTTGTTCCATAACACACAAGATAATCATGAATGCAACATATGCAACTGCTTAATCACTAAGATACCCCAAGTATTGGTGGGTGCCAAAGTGACATAAATTATTTAATAAAATGTTAGTCTACAAAGATTACATGAAAACGGACAACACATATATCCTCAATATCTCACAGATTATTTGCCAACAATTCCATCTAGTAAACTAAACTAAACTTTTTCAACTAATACAGTGGGTTACCGAACAACTTCATATATTGTGATGGTGGGCCGCAGCAGCTGTTGCTGCAAAGTAGTATTATCGAACAACTTAAGGGATGATTTGGTGGACATGTTCCTTGTCCGccaaactaaaactttattttagtttccgtatttagtaatttatggattaaaatagaataaaatggagggactaaaaattagtccctagaaacaaaACACCCCATAAATACTCCTATGACATAGATGTCTTTGACAAATTCGCCTCAGGGTTGGAGGACTGATGAAGGGACAGGGCTAGCTACATGAAAGACACCTTCATAGCCGACAATTGTTGATGCAACACTGTTGTA
Proteins encoded:
- the LOC103653945 gene encoding pentatricopeptide repeat-containing protein At1g31920 isoform X2, with the translated sequence MVGGLVLSQAQTHHTAAPRTAAPAPAQALEKRPRDQAQPCGTAAAAVSVRSLDEVRKAHARHIKLGLDRSPRHARPLLAACALSGWPGGMELAASIFESLVEPEAFDYNTLMRGHVGGGREPAAALRMYVDMLEAGVRPDSYTFPFALKACAQLAALQEGRQLQAHIVKLGFQHDEHVQNSLISFYGKCVEPAMARLAFDRVEAEERTAASWSALLAAYTKAGLWGECLESFGAMVLDGWRPDESSTVSALSACAHLGAFDVGRSLHCALLRNTARLNTIMQTSLVDMYAKCGSIEKAAAVFDAMDDKNAWTYSAMLSGLALHGDGRKALQVFDAMVRERHAPDAATYVGVLNACSRAGLLEDGLRCFDRMRLEHNVAPNAQYYGCMVDLMARAGRLDDARALIGSMSTGPTDTAWRSLLNACRIHGDLDLAERALQELRRLGAANAGDYVIVADMHARAKDWAAAAQLRTEAVDWGLAQSPGVSAVEVRGELHRFVSQDRSHPRTSDIYEMLHQMEWQLRFDGYKPDTSEVALDVGEEEKRRVVAAHSQKLAMAFGLLSTAEGAPVRIVTNLRMSKECHAYSALISEIFGREIVIRDRNRLHRFRRGVCSCRDYW
- the LOC103653945 gene encoding pentatricopeptide repeat-containing protein At1g31920 isoform X1; this translates as MVGGLVLSQAQTHHTAAPRTAAPAPAQALEKRPRDQAQPCGTAAAAVSVRSLDEVRKAHARHIKLGLDRSPRHARPLLAACALSGWPGGMELAASIFESLVEPEAFDYNTLMRGHVGGGREPAAALRMYVDMLEAGVRPDSYTFPFALKACAQLAALQEGRQQLQAHIVKLGFQHDEHVQNSLISFYGKCVEPAMARLAFDRVEAEERTAASWSALLAAYTKAGLWGECLESFGAMVLDGWRPDESSTVSALSACAHLGAFDVGRSLHCALLRNTARLNTIMQTSLVDMYAKCGSIEKAAAVFDAMDDKNAWTYSAMLSGLALHGDGRKALQVFDAMVRERHAPDAATYVGVLNACSRAGLLEDGLRCFDRMRLEHNVAPNAQYYGCMVDLMARAGRLDDARALIGSMSTGPTDTAWRSLLNACRIHGDLDLAERALQELRRLGAANAGDYVIVADMHARAKDWAAAAQLRTEAVDWGLAQSPGVSAVEVRGELHRFVSQDRSHPRTSDIYEMLHQMEWQLRFDGYKPDTSEVALDVGEEEKRRVVAAHSQKLAMAFGLLSTAEGAPVRIVTNLRMSKECHAYSALISEIFGREIVIRDRNRLHRFRRGVCSCRDYW